Proteins from one Candidatus Zixiibacteriota bacterium genomic window:
- a CDS encoding valine--tRNA ligase, giving the protein MNTFALPKNYEPKAAEEKWLKTWEERRYFHADPQSSRPKYSIVIPPPNVTGVLHLGHALNNTMQDIMIRYKRMSGFEAEWLPGIDHAGIATQVVVEKQVIAEGGTREALGRDEFLKRVWEWKNKNGNTILEQLRRMGCSCDWDRTRFTMDEGLSRAVFQVFVDLYNKGLIYKGTYIVNWCPRCRTTLSDDELEREERDGSLYYIRYPLAGQSGHLTVATTRPESMLGDTAVAVHPQDERYRDYIGQKVTLPLLGRLLPVIADNYIDREFGTGVLKVTPAHDVNDFEIGLRHHLEVIKVIGPDGVITAEGGPYAGLDRDEARKKIVADLKKKGLLEKIEPYRLGAAICYRCHTVIEPFLSEQWFVKMTALAPPAIAAVREGRIRFHPAHWEKVYLHWMDNIHDWCISRQLWWGHRIPVYYRRDNNAVHVGVTPPADGDYRQEEDVLDTWFSSWLWPFSTFGWPDKTPELTAFYPTQALFTASEIIFLWVARMVMAGSEFMGEIPFTDVYIHGTVRDAIGRRMSKSLGNGIDPLQIIDEHGADALRLSLVLAAPEGQDPCIGPQTFELGRNFANKLWNASRLVLGNQGDDATMHPLCLDVPADRLHLADRWILSRLASAIATVSEQLDSFRFNLASKSLYDFIWAEYCDWYLELVKARFTSGTSRETQTARLVSLHVLHNILRLLHPLAPFVTEELWSHVASHVQGAPAHCAVAPWPTSDPTRIDAELDEAMQQVFDVIIAIRSVRSEMKIPAGKQIDCLIRPDQPRLEKHLRDLADNIRTLGRITNLTIDSHVKKPVPAATAVIRDAEIIIPLAGVIDLEAERRRLEKDLRHYTEQLEKINRKLNNADFLENAPKDVVAREQAKRGDTEKIVARLNANLEQMLGW; this is encoded by the coding sequence ATGAACACCTTTGCGTTGCCCAAGAACTACGAGCCCAAAGCCGCCGAAGAGAAATGGCTGAAGACCTGGGAAGAGCGGCGGTACTTCCATGCCGATCCGCAATCCTCCCGTCCGAAATACTCGATCGTCATTCCCCCGCCCAATGTGACCGGTGTCCTGCACCTCGGCCATGCCCTCAACAACACGATGCAGGACATCATGATTCGCTACAAGCGGATGTCCGGCTTCGAGGCCGAATGGCTGCCGGGGATTGACCATGCCGGAATCGCCACCCAAGTCGTCGTGGAAAAGCAGGTGATCGCCGAAGGTGGCACGCGCGAGGCGTTGGGACGCGATGAGTTTCTCAAACGCGTCTGGGAGTGGAAGAACAAGAACGGCAACACAATCCTCGAGCAACTCCGGCGGATGGGGTGCTCCTGCGACTGGGACCGCACCCGATTCACCATGGATGAAGGGTTGTCCCGCGCCGTCTTCCAGGTCTTCGTCGATCTCTACAACAAGGGGCTGATCTACAAGGGGACCTACATCGTCAATTGGTGTCCGCGTTGCCGCACGACGCTCTCCGATGATGAACTCGAACGCGAGGAGCGCGACGGTTCACTCTATTACATCCGCTACCCGCTGGCGGGCCAGTCCGGCCACCTGACCGTGGCGACAACCCGCCCCGAATCGATGCTCGGCGACACCGCGGTGGCGGTTCATCCTCAAGATGAACGCTATCGGGATTACATCGGCCAAAAGGTCACGTTGCCGCTGTTGGGACGGCTGCTGCCGGTGATCGCCGACAACTACATCGACCGTGAGTTCGGCACCGGTGTGCTCAAGGTCACCCCCGCGCATGACGTCAACGACTTCGAGATCGGCTTACGCCATCATCTCGAGGTCATCAAGGTGATCGGACCCGATGGCGTCATCACCGCCGAGGGCGGACCGTATGCCGGTCTCGACCGCGACGAGGCCCGCAAGAAGATCGTCGCCGACCTGAAGAAGAAGGGGCTGCTCGAAAAGATCGAGCCGTACCGACTGGGCGCGGCCATCTGCTATCGCTGCCACACGGTCATTGAGCCGTTTCTCTCCGAGCAGTGGTTCGTGAAGATGACGGCACTGGCGCCGCCGGCGATCGCGGCCGTCCGGGAGGGACGAATCCGGTTCCATCCGGCGCACTGGGAGAAAGTGTACCTGCACTGGATGGACAACATCCACGACTGGTGCATCTCGCGGCAGTTGTGGTGGGGACATCGGATACCGGTGTACTACCGCCGCGACAACAATGCCGTCCATGTCGGTGTGACTCCGCCCGCCGATGGCGACTACCGGCAGGAGGAGGATGTCCTCGATACTTGGTTCTCCTCCTGGCTCTGGCCGTTCTCCACGTTCGGCTGGCCGGACAAGACCCCCGAATTGACCGCGTTCTACCCCACCCAGGCGCTGTTCACCGCCTCCGAGATCATCTTCCTCTGGGTGGCGCGGATGGTCATGGCCGGCAGCGAGTTCATGGGCGAGATCCCCTTCACCGACGTCTACATTCACGGCACCGTGCGCGACGCCATCGGCCGACGGATGTCGAAGTCTCTGGGCAACGGCATCGATCCTCTGCAGATTATCGATGAGCATGGCGCTGATGCGCTGCGCCTGTCGCTGGTCTTGGCGGCCCCGGAGGGACAAGACCCCTGCATCGGCCCGCAGACCTTCGAGCTCGGGCGCAATTTCGCCAACAAGTTGTGGAATGCCTCGCGTCTCGTCCTCGGCAATCAGGGTGACGACGCGACCATGCATCCGTTGTGCCTTGATGTTCCCGCCGACCGATTGCATCTGGCCGACCGGTGGATCCTCAGCCGCCTGGCGAGCGCCATTGCGACTGTATCCGAGCAGTTGGATTCGTTCCGCTTCAACCTCGCCTCCAAGTCGCTCTACGACTTCATCTGGGCGGAATACTGCGACTGGTATCTGGAGTTGGTCAAGGCGCGCTTCACGTCCGGCACATCGCGAGAGACGCAAACCGCACGACTCGTGTCGTTGCACGTGCTCCACAACATCCTGCGCCTGTTGCATCCCCTGGCGCCGTTTGTGACCGAGGAGCTTTGGTCCCATGTCGCGTCGCACGTGCAGGGAGCACCGGCGCATTGCGCCGTGGCGCCCTGGCCGACATCCGACCCCACGCGCATCGATGCCGAGTTGGATGAGGCGATGCAGCAGGTGTTCGACGTCATCATCGCCATCCGCAGCGTCCGCTCCGAGATGAAGATCCCGGCGGGCAAGCAGATCGACTGCCTGATTCGTCCCGACCAGCCCCGTCTGGAGAAGCACTTGCGCGACCTGGCGGACAACATTCGTACGCTCGGCCGCATTACGAACCTGACCATTGATTCCCATGTCAAGAAACCGGTCCCGGCCGCCACGGCGGTCATCCGCGATGCCGAAATCATCATCCCATTGGCCGGGGTCATCGATCTGGAGGCCGAGCGCCGCCGGCTGGAAAAGGACCTGCGGCACTACACCGAGCAACTGGAGAAGATCAACCGCAAGCTCAACAACGCGGACTTTCTCGAAAACGCCCCCAAGGATGTGGTGGCGCGGGAGCAGGCCAAACGCGGGGACACCGAGAAGATCGTCGCCCGGTTGAACGCCAACCTCGAACAGATGTTGGGGTGGTAG
- a CDS encoding DUF4139 domain-containing protein, with protein sequence MRRRLAAIAVLVLGVASRAHADVQLTIYNDNLALVKETRLLTLQKGTFDLPFTDVAAAIDPTSVTFAVLDNPGAVTLLEQNYRFDLVSSDKLLEKYIDRAVRVITKQDKVHEGTLLAADGAALTLKQPDGALSIVNRAEIADLSLTSLPEGLITRPTLVWKLRSDVAGPARSEVRYLTGKINWQAQYIATVNAAEDGLDLSGWVSIDNRSGATYTDATLKLMAGDVHRVEPPRPKGMGMDIAMARMSAEAGFEEKSFFEYHLYTLSRPATVRDNEIKQLALFDPAHVKAEKIYTYDGARDGAKVRVTMEFTNSQAAGLGMPLPAGTIRVMKADTDGSWEFVGEDRIDHTPKDEKLRPFLGYAFDIVGERTQMDRQQISPRVYDERFEIKLRNHKTAAVTIVVVEHFWGDWSISESSHTATKKDARTAEWRIPVAPDAESVLTFTVRHRN encoded by the coding sequence ATGAGACGGCGACTGGCAGCAATTGCGGTTCTCGTTTTGGGCGTGGCGTCCCGCGCCCACGCGGACGTTCAACTGACCATCTACAATGACAACCTGGCGCTGGTGAAAGAGACGCGCCTTCTGACGCTCCAGAAAGGGACCTTCGATCTCCCGTTCACGGACGTTGCCGCCGCGATCGACCCCACCTCCGTGACTTTCGCGGTCCTCGACAATCCCGGCGCCGTCACCCTGCTGGAGCAGAACTACCGCTTCGATCTGGTCTCCTCGGACAAGTTGTTGGAGAAGTACATTGACCGTGCCGTCCGTGTCATCACAAAGCAGGACAAGGTCCACGAGGGGACATTGCTGGCCGCCGATGGCGCCGCCCTGACGCTGAAGCAGCCGGATGGCGCGCTGTCGATCGTCAATCGCGCCGAAATCGCCGACCTGTCACTGACATCGCTCCCGGAGGGGTTGATCACACGCCCGACCTTGGTTTGGAAACTGCGATCGGACGTCGCCGGCCCGGCGCGTTCCGAAGTCCGGTACTTGACCGGCAAGATCAACTGGCAGGCACAGTACATTGCCACCGTGAATGCCGCCGAGGATGGTCTCGATCTCTCCGGATGGGTGTCGATCGACAACCGCAGCGGGGCAACGTACACCGACGCAACGCTCAAGCTGATGGCTGGTGACGTGCACCGCGTCGAACCGCCCCGCCCCAAAGGGATGGGGATGGACATCGCCATGGCGCGCATGAGCGCCGAGGCCGGCTTCGAGGAGAAGTCGTTCTTCGAGTACCACCTCTACACGCTGTCTCGTCCCGCCACGGTCCGCGACAACGAGATCAAGCAGTTGGCGTTGTTTGATCCGGCACACGTCAAGGCCGAGAAGATCTACACCTACGACGGCGCCCGCGACGGCGCCAAAGTCCGGGTGACGATGGAATTCACCAACTCGCAGGCCGCCGGCCTGGGTATGCCGCTGCCGGCGGGCACGATCCGTGTCATGAAGGCCGACACCGACGGGTCGTGGGAATTCGTGGGCGAGGATCGAATCGACCACACGCCGAAGGATGAGAAACTGCGCCCGTTCCTCGGCTATGCCTTCGACATTGTCGGTGAGCGCACGCAGATGGACCGCCAGCAGATCTCCCCGCGCGTCTACGACGAGCGCTTTGAAATCAAGCTGCGCAACCACAAGACCGCGGCCGTCACCATCGTCGTGGTGGAACATTTCTGGGGGGACTGGTCGATCTCGGAGAGCAGCCATACCGCCACCAAGAAGGACGCCCGCACCGCCGAGTGGCGGATACCGGTCGCCCCGGATGCCGAGAGCGTCCTGACGTTCACCGTGCGTCACCGGAATTGA
- a CDS encoding tetratricopeptide repeat protein: MVGPRAKAFLIISVLFWSVSAYGQADQSQVKQPVDVYLRSTRIALQTTPPEYARAMHNLELARKYYPENYEVHLMLGEVWSRKDEIDSMIAEYTLARKYAPPDEWQKKTKNLDKILDDKWRQRFNRAVDLLGQSDSIAELAQQEASTGTADSIRHVADQIREMSADALRQCALLQPEDFRSFATRGLLRQREGKTEMALDDFVEAERLFHRYEFGDSTTNWYDTTVFFTGPEGAKTEAYNAFDAKYKKLSEEKRTRYTNLMRSLGGTYYDLQKWPEAIAVNRRYHAMFPKDINTIVTLADIFSRIGDEQEAYKWQESVVREDPSSKDTWYNMGIFYYNAAIRLQDSLSQAERSDDKGAQREFWQKSLENFARAIPRFAKVVEIDAKDQDTWRLLAICYYSGATLAADAGRMITDTGEREHFLQGVLTLIFGAEEPSSAQKLWERARETLDKATGFFPEDGVLCKMMKITLAQLGQSDELKKWQSQCP; this comes from the coding sequence ATGGTGGGCCCACGGGCGAAGGCCTTCTTGATCATCAGCGTGCTGTTTTGGTCGGTATCAGCGTACGGGCAGGCGGACCAGAGCCAGGTCAAGCAACCGGTCGATGTCTACTTGCGCTCCACGCGCATCGCCTTGCAGACCACTCCGCCGGAATACGCGCGCGCCATGCACAATCTCGAGTTGGCCCGGAAGTACTATCCCGAAAACTACGAGGTCCACTTGATGCTCGGGGAGGTCTGGTCGCGCAAGGACGAAATCGACAGCATGATCGCGGAGTACACGCTCGCCCGGAAGTACGCCCCGCCGGATGAATGGCAGAAGAAGACCAAGAACCTGGACAAGATTCTCGATGACAAGTGGCGGCAGCGGTTCAATCGTGCCGTCGATCTGCTGGGGCAATCCGACTCGATCGCGGAACTGGCGCAGCAGGAGGCCTCGACGGGAACGGCGGACAGCATCCGGCACGTCGCCGATCAGATCCGCGAGATGTCCGCCGATGCCTTGCGGCAGTGCGCACTCCTGCAACCGGAAGATTTCCGTTCCTTCGCCACGCGCGGATTGCTGCGTCAACGGGAGGGAAAGACCGAGATGGCGCTCGATGATTTCGTCGAAGCCGAACGGTTGTTCCACCGGTACGAGTTCGGCGACTCGACGACCAACTGGTACGACACCACGGTCTTCTTCACCGGACCGGAGGGTGCCAAGACCGAGGCCTACAATGCCTTTGACGCCAAGTACAAGAAGCTCTCGGAAGAAAAGCGCACGCGCTATACCAATCTCATGCGTTCGCTCGGGGGGACATATTACGATCTCCAGAAGTGGCCGGAAGCCATCGCGGTCAACCGCCGCTACCATGCGATGTTCCCCAAGGACATCAACACGATCGTGACCTTGGCCGACATCTTCTCGCGCATCGGGGATGAACAGGAGGCCTACAAGTGGCAGGAATCGGTGGTCCGCGAGGATCCCAGCTCCAAGGACACCTGGTACAACATGGGGATCTTCTATTACAACGCCGCCATTCGGCTCCAGGATTCCCTGTCGCAGGCCGAGCGCAGCGACGATAAGGGCGCTCAGCGTGAGTTCTGGCAGAAATCGCTGGAGAATTTCGCCAGAGCGATTCCCCGGTTCGCCAAAGTCGTTGAGATCGACGCCAAAGATCAGGACACCTGGCGCCTTCTGGCCATCTGCTACTATTCCGGCGCCACATTGGCCGCCGATGCCGGCCGGATGATCACCGATACCGGTGAGCGCGAGCACTTCCTGCAGGGAGTCCTGACTCTCATCTTCGGCGCGGAAGAGCCCTCCAGCGCACAGAAACTCTGGGAAAGAGCGCGCGAAACGCTCGATAAGGCGACCGGGTTCTTCCCCGAAGATGGGGTTCTCTGCAAGATGATGAAGATCACGCTGGCGCAACTGGGCCAAAGCGACGAACTCAAGAAGTGGCAGTCCCAGTGTCCCTGA
- the priA gene encoding primosomal protein N', with protein MTHRLADVAFPVPVWREFTYVVPDTWTADPEPGDRVVAPLSGRDTKGVIVAVRRAPALPPGTRPLRRPVDPGWRLPPDLLELSRWVSEYYLCAWGEALGALAPLNVKWGAQESVFRLTRPDLSSRPGAPRRLTRRDSDLLRALSVERPTTTSSLLRRMEMSRRSLEQVLARMVARGYVSVDWRAAVPPLPRMATVQGVDAAAYDRIPLSVREFFADPDRSTPGASVAEVAARIPGGMAALRNLALDDTLLWDPIAREASPLQVGQPVSEPGRSDLNSDQAAAADRIEAMLHGGEFACALLWGPTGSGKTAVYCEAIRRVRSCGRRALFLVPEIGLASQMIRRLKVSLGGPIAVWHSGLSAVERYWMARLVARGRYPLVVGARSAVFAPIPDLGLIIVDEEHSESYKQSDPAPRYHARDVAVVRARMNRALCLLGSATPSCETYHNATSGKYVMLRLERRVRSRPLPIVRLVDLRHRPGTETDAWITPELRSALLATLQAGRKAIVFINRRGHSTMVACKRCGHSEHCPDCGLTLTYHATDRTFRCHFCTRSQPAADACPACGGTDFLFHGVGTQKIEDALTDLDPAVRLARLDADVAARRGAAAEILDGFAGDRFNLLVGTQMVAKGLDVADVGLVGVIWADQQLAFPDFRAEEKVFQLLTQVAGRAGRGESNHGRGEVLVQTFHPEHELIELAASQSAELFFTRELPRRRQLHYPPFTRLILIAFAATTQAAARAAALDLATYWHGIPDARRRTAGRLLGPAPAAIPRRADRYLVHALIKTSSTRRTAELLRQFHEDHDAAQRRTHVTMTIDVDPVDFL; from the coding sequence ATGACGCACCGTCTCGCCGATGTCGCCTTTCCCGTGCCGGTCTGGCGCGAGTTCACCTATGTGGTCCCGGACACATGGACTGCTGATCCGGAACCCGGTGACCGCGTGGTCGCGCCGCTTTCGGGGCGTGACACCAAAGGCGTGATCGTGGCGGTGCGCCGAGCGCCTGCGCTCCCGCCGGGGACCAGGCCGCTCCGTCGTCCCGTCGATCCCGGCTGGCGTCTCCCCCCCGATCTGCTGGAACTCTCACGTTGGGTGTCGGAATACTACCTCTGTGCCTGGGGCGAGGCGTTGGGGGCCTTGGCTCCGTTGAACGTTAAATGGGGAGCCCAGGAATCGGTCTTTCGGCTCACACGCCCCGATCTGTCTTCCCGGCCAGGTGCTCCCCGGCGTCTGACGCGTCGGGACAGCGACCTGCTCCGCGCGCTCTCGGTCGAACGACCGACAACCACCTCATCGCTCCTGCGGCGCATGGAGATGTCCCGCCGGTCGCTGGAGCAGGTCTTGGCACGAATGGTCGCCCGCGGGTACGTCTCTGTCGATTGGCGGGCCGCCGTTCCGCCACTGCCGCGAATGGCCACGGTACAGGGAGTGGATGCCGCCGCGTACGACCGCATTCCACTTTCTGTCAGGGAGTTTTTCGCCGATCCTGATCGCTCCACGCCGGGAGCCAGCGTGGCCGAAGTTGCCGCCCGGATTCCCGGCGGCATGGCCGCACTCCGGAATCTGGCTCTCGACGACACGCTGCTGTGGGATCCAATCGCCAGGGAGGCGAGCCCATTACAGGTCGGACAGCCCGTATCGGAACCGGGTCGCTCGGACTTGAATTCCGATCAAGCCGCCGCCGCCGACCGCATCGAGGCGATGCTGCACGGCGGCGAGTTCGCCTGTGCCCTGTTATGGGGACCGACCGGATCGGGAAAAACCGCTGTCTACTGCGAGGCGATCCGCCGCGTGCGGTCTTGCGGGCGGCGCGCGTTGTTTCTTGTCCCTGAAATCGGTCTGGCCTCACAGATGATCCGCCGTCTAAAGGTCTCTCTCGGCGGTCCGATCGCGGTCTGGCACAGCGGCCTGTCGGCCGTCGAGCGCTACTGGATGGCACGCTTGGTGGCGCGCGGCCGCTACCCTTTGGTCGTCGGAGCGCGCTCAGCCGTCTTCGCGCCGATACCCGACCTCGGTCTGATCATTGTCGATGAGGAGCATTCCGAGTCGTACAAACAATCCGACCCCGCCCCGCGCTACCATGCCCGCGATGTCGCCGTGGTGCGCGCCCGCATGAACCGAGCGCTCTGTCTGCTCGGATCAGCGACGCCGTCGTGTGAGACTTACCACAATGCCACTTCCGGCAAGTACGTGATGTTGCGGCTGGAACGCCGCGTGCGTTCCCGACCGTTGCCGATCGTCCGGCTGGTTGACCTCCGTCATCGCCCGGGAACTGAAACCGACGCGTGGATCACTCCCGAGTTGCGGTCCGCCCTTCTGGCCACCCTGCAGGCCGGGCGCAAGGCAATTGTCTTCATCAATCGTCGTGGTCATTCGACGATGGTCGCCTGCAAGCGCTGCGGCCACAGCGAACACTGCCCCGACTGCGGCCTGACGCTGACCTATCATGCCACCGACCGCACGTTCCGCTGCCACTTCTGCACGCGGAGCCAGCCGGCGGCGGATGCTTGTCCGGCGTGCGGCGGAACCGATTTCCTATTTCATGGAGTCGGCACGCAGAAGATCGAAGATGCGCTGACCGACCTTGATCCCGCCGTACGCCTGGCGCGTCTCGATGCCGATGTCGCCGCGCGACGGGGTGCCGCTGCGGAGATCCTCGACGGGTTTGCCGGCGACCGGTTCAACCTGCTCGTCGGCACACAGATGGTCGCCAAGGGACTGGACGTCGCCGATGTCGGGCTGGTCGGCGTCATCTGGGCCGATCAACAACTGGCTTTTCCCGATTTTCGCGCCGAGGAGAAGGTGTTTCAGCTACTGACCCAGGTGGCCGGTCGTGCCGGCCGTGGTGAGTCGAATCACGGCAGGGGAGAGGTGCTGGTGCAGACCTTCCATCCCGAGCATGAATTGATCGAGTTGGCCGCGTCACAAAGCGCCGAGCTGTTCTTCACTCGTGAGTTGCCCCGCCGCAGACAATTGCACTACCCGCCCTTCACACGTCTGATTCTCATTGCATTCGCCGCGACCACACAGGCCGCCGCCCGCGCCGCGGCTCTGGATCTCGCCACTTACTGGCACGGAATCCCCGATGCCAGGCGACGTACCGCCGGACGCCTCCTGGGTCCGGCGCCGGCAGCGATTCCGCGTCGCGCCGACCGCTACCTCGTCCACGCACTGATCAAGACGTCATCGACGCGCCGCACGGCAGAACTCTTGCGCCAATTCCATGAAGATCACGACGCGGCCCAACGCCGCACGCATGTCACCATGACCATCGACGTCGATCCCGTGGACTTCCTGTAG
- a CDS encoding M64 family metallopeptidase → MTFPRALAIGGPAALLLLSSATATIAQGTLHTLRVTGPNTKRINIVVLAEGYLASQEGPFLTDATNAMSTFHTTSPWGEYRDYFNEYAIFVASNEEGSDHHSGGEPLLRDTYFNSTYDSYGIQRLITIPPNDWDGDWSHGAGKVYALLSQHLPDYDVVLILVNDPQYGGSGGEFAIASVHAAAPEVVLHELGHSYADLGDEYEDPYPGYPDIEEPNTTRQTDPDYIKWRDWILLTTPIPTPELPAYSAVVGLFEGAHYHSIGWYRPMLDCKMRSLGIAYCRICAENIVLSHYGLVSPIDSMLPVSSVVTMAPAETETLRVVTKVPLPSTLRLQWTIDGSPYTPPVPGMAIVDGVALGLGTHAVKCVVSDTTTLVRIDSVGVRRDSAMWSVIVQCVCPCHGDPQCDSVANVQDVVQTVNVAFRGVEPMFDPDCPRERTDVNCDSFTTVQDVVKVVNVSFRGASAATEFCNPCVP, encoded by the coding sequence ATGACCTTTCCGCGCGCGCTGGCGATTGGCGGTCCCGCCGCTCTCTTGCTTCTGTCATCGGCAACCGCGACGATTGCCCAGGGGACATTGCACACGTTGCGTGTGACGGGACCGAACACCAAACGCATCAACATCGTGGTGCTGGCGGAGGGGTATCTGGCATCGCAGGAGGGCCCGTTTCTGACCGATGCGACAAATGCCATGTCCACCTTCCACACGACCTCCCCCTGGGGTGAGTACCGCGATTACTTCAACGAATACGCGATTTTCGTCGCTTCCAACGAGGAGGGCTCCGATCACCATAGCGGCGGTGAACCGCTGCTGCGCGACACCTATTTCAACAGCACGTATGACTCCTACGGGATCCAACGACTGATCACCATCCCTCCCAACGATTGGGACGGAGATTGGTCGCACGGCGCCGGCAAAGTCTACGCGTTGCTGTCGCAGCACCTGCCCGATTACGACGTTGTCCTGATTCTGGTCAATGACCCGCAGTATGGCGGCTCAGGTGGGGAGTTTGCCATCGCCTCAGTGCACGCCGCCGCCCCGGAGGTCGTCCTGCACGAGCTGGGGCATTCCTACGCGGATCTGGGCGACGAGTACGAGGATCCCTACCCCGGATATCCCGACATCGAGGAGCCCAACACCACGCGGCAGACCGATCCCGACTACATCAAGTGGCGGGACTGGATACTACTGACCACGCCGATTCCAACGCCCGAGCTGCCGGCATACTCGGCCGTCGTGGGTTTGTTCGAAGGGGCGCACTACCATTCCATCGGCTGGTACCGACCAATGCTCGACTGTAAGATGCGTTCGCTCGGTATCGCATACTGCCGTATTTGTGCCGAGAACATCGTACTGTCGCATTATGGCCTGGTGTCGCCGATCGACTCGATGCTCCCGGTCTCCAGCGTGGTCACCATGGCACCGGCGGAGACGGAGACGCTGCGGGTCGTGACCAAGGTGCCGTTGCCGTCGACTCTCCGCCTGCAATGGACGATCGACGGCTCGCCGTACACGCCTCCCGTACCGGGGATGGCAATCGTCGACGGCGTCGCGCTGGGCCTGGGCACCCACGCCGTCAAATGCGTGGTCAGCGACACGACCACGCTGGTGCGGATTGACTCCGTGGGGGTCCGTCGCGATTCCGCCATGTGGTCGGTGATCGTGCAGTGCGTCTGTCCGTGCCATGGCGATCCACAATGCGATAGTGTGGCCAATGTGCAGGACGTGGTGCAGACGGTGAACGTGGCATTTCGCGGAGTTGAGCCGATGTTCGATCCCGATTGCCCGCGCGAGCGGACGGACGTCAATTGTGATTCCTTCACCACCGTGCAGGATGTCGTCAAGGTGGTGAACGTCTCTTTTCGCGGGGCAAGTGCGGCGACTGAATTCTGCAATCCGTGCGTGCCGTAG
- the purM gene encoding phosphoribosylformylglycinamidine cyclo-ligase, translated as MARKMTYASAGVDLAAADEAVAKIGDLARSTYTDAVLAGVGPFSGLLRLDLAGYREPILVSSCDGVGTKLKIAIRSGYHKTIGADLVNHCVNDILTCGAKPLAFLDYLALARVEPGVVADVISGIATACRDNGMALIGGETAEMPGIYKRGDYDLAGFITGIVERDRIVDGSRLSPGNTLIGLASSGPHTNGYSLIRKILFDQNHFELDDRPEELGSTIGEAVMAVHRSYAAAVRGLLDAELVLGMAHITGGGIAGNLVRILPEGLQAVIDTTRWPVTPVFAFLQRAGNVDRDEMFRVFNMGIGYIIAVDSERAKQALGLLAESGETAHVIGNLTSGPRQVRLNHPQ; from the coding sequence ATGGCGCGCAAAATGACCTATGCTTCTGCCGGGGTGGATCTGGCTGCCGCCGATGAGGCGGTGGCGAAGATCGGCGATCTGGCCAGAAGCACGTACACCGATGCTGTCCTCGCAGGCGTGGGACCGTTTTCCGGGCTTCTGCGGCTCGATCTGGCCGGGTATCGCGAGCCGATCCTGGTTTCCAGTTGCGACGGTGTTGGTACGAAGCTGAAAATCGCCATCCGCTCCGGATATCATAAGACCATCGGCGCCGATCTGGTCAATCACTGCGTCAACGACATCCTCACTTGCGGCGCCAAACCGCTGGCCTTCCTCGACTACCTGGCGCTGGCACGGGTCGAGCCGGGTGTGGTGGCCGATGTCATCAGCGGCATCGCGACCGCCTGCCGCGACAACGGCATGGCCCTGATCGGCGGCGAAACCGCCGAAATGCCGGGGATCTACAAGCGCGGCGACTACGACCTCGCCGGTTTCATCACCGGGATCGTCGAACGGGATCGCATTGTCGATGGCTCCCGGCTCTCGCCGGGCAATACCCTGATCGGGCTGGCTTCGTCGGGGCCGCACACCAATGGGTATTCACTGATCCGTAAGATTCTCTTCGACCAGAACCACTTCGAGCTCGACGATCGCCCCGAGGAGCTGGGCAGCACCATCGGCGAGGCGGTGATGGCGGTGCACCGCTCGTATGCCGCAGCGGTCCGCGGGCTTCTCGATGCCGAGCTCGTTCTGGGCATGGCTCACATCACTGGTGGCGGTATCGCCGGGAACCTCGTCCGCATCCTACCTGAGGGTCTGCAGGCGGTCATCGACACGACACGTTGGCCCGTGACGCCTGTCTTCGCGTTCCTGCAACGGGCGGGAAATGTCGATCGCGATGAGATGTTCCGCGTTTTCAACATGGGGATCGGTTACATCATCGCCGTCGACAGCGAACGCGCCAAACAGGCGCTCGGCCTGTTGGCCGAATCCGGCGAGACCGCGCACGTGATCGGCAATCTCACCTCCGGCCCGCGCCAGGTGCGGCTCAATCATCCCCAATAG